One Pochonia chlamydosporia 170 chromosome 5, whole genome shotgun sequence DNA segment encodes these proteins:
- a CDS encoding TATA element modulatory factor 1 TATA binding domain-containing protein produces MAAPGKQSRWGSFLSQAVAGVESRLDNMLAEPEDARPQDSSAAASPADPASPAATTTKQQPASQQLAVPAKPSPGNSRSSSTSRTNDRLQARLAQAMSGKGTPGGPGSRGTASPRSSVDQPSRPSIERRSTDKRVESKAEDGSAISESTGAETSLAVVEPSEINPSEDATNTSADLSSIEPAPEVTNGESSTPEDSLQLSQQPKTVQEEPPAVTVPEIASENASYAKEIEELKVKQQEEIQEYVERIDSLQSKLQYLSKAAAETAKAAASSAPSGSNERKLAEKDEKIALLMEEGQKLSTNEHKLRTTIKKLRAQIGDNDKQAEELKRNRDKALSETDALRARLNGSEETEKRKEETRRATAALQKDIDTLKKDNAKKDDAYRRLDQEWKSKTEQAEIAHREAMNKALAAERQKLKTLEDTNSNLRAERDAAAEKARHDEIEWSEKLERAAERSRKSEEELKIELQAMEGKLEAMRTAAEEASSGSGGEAQVKMFRQIETLQSQYASARENWQGIEASLLAKTANLEKERDEAQRRESEMRKKARDAAVRSRHLEEELQDVQPSLVTVRQELEACRGDLIALQALYKESQVALDETREELEKAKENAAEREDPLEAQQQQWVDDVAGATSKGHRSQPDSPLLSVSRTYSSDMMGLGILSKPRRSHTPGSIPDSHAELMSPIRRLSCQPPLRPREASYAGSGPPPTPFSPFEPPSETGQLPSPPAAERENGVADAIPSSPRQVAQDMVSVSTVAAGPSVQLVERMSAAIRRLEAEKVTAKEEMARVSSQRDEARTDMVGLMKELEETKAAAAKLPQLEEEVKTIDARYQTTLEMLGEKSELVEELRADVEDVKAMYRELVERTIK; encoded by the exons ATGGCTGCGCCGGGAAAGCAGTCAAGATGGGGCTCGTTCCTCTCCCAGGCCGTTGCGGGTGTTGAATCGAGGTTGGACAACATGCTGGCTGAACCCGAAGACGCTCGTCCCCAAGACAGTTCTGCTGCGGCTTCTCCCGCTGACCCTGCGTCTCCCGCAGCAACGACGACAAAACAGCAGCCAGCCTCGCAACAGTTGGCAGTGCCTGCTAAACCCAGTCCGG GAAACTCGCGATCCTCGTCAACCAGCCGCACCAATGATCGATTGCAAGCACGACTTGCCCAGGCCATGTCTGGAAAGGGCACGCCCGGCGGCCCTGGGAGCAGAGGCACCGCGTCTCCTCGAAGTTCAGTCGACCAACCCAGCCGGCCTTCAATAGAGCGACGATCGACGGATAAGCGAGTCGAATCGAAAGCAGAAGATGGCAGTGCTATTTCAGAGTCTACAGGAGCAGAGACGTCCCTAGCAGTTGTGGAACCGTCTGAGATCAACCCGAGTGAAGATGCTACGAATACTTCCGCCGACCTGTCCTCTATTGAACCTGCGCCAGAAGTCACCAATGGAGAATCGTCCACCCCAGAGGATTCTCTCCAGCTTTCTCAACAACCGAAGACAGTCCAAGAAGAACCGCCAGCCGTGACAGTACCTGAAATAGCATCCGAGAACGCGAGCTATGCTAAGGAGATAGAAGAACTAAAAGTCAAGCAACAAGAGGAGATACAAGAATATGTGGAGAGGATAGATTCACTTCAATCAAAGCTCCAGTATTTGTCCAAGGCGGCGGCCGAGACTGCCAAAGCAGCTGCctcatcagcaccatcagGCAGCAACGAGCGAAAGCTCGCTGAAAAGGATGAGAAAATTGCTTTGCTTATGGAGGAAGGGCAGAAACTTTCTACCAACGAACATAAATTAAGAACTACAATCAAGAAGCTGCGGGCTCAAATAGGAGACAACGACAAGCAAGCAGAAGAGTTGAAGAGAAATCGGGACAAGGCGCTGTCTGAGACAGATGCTCTTCGTGCTCGCCTAAACGGCTCCGAGGAGACTGAGAAACGCAAGGAGGAAACCAGACGCGCCACCGCGGCGCTGCAAAAGGATATCGACACATTGAAGAAGGACAATGCCAAAAAAGACGATGCTTACCGGCGGTTGGATCAGGAGTGGAAATCTAAAACAGAACAGGCTGAGATTGCGCATCGAGAGGCCATGAACAAGGCTTTGGCTGCGGAGCGTCAAAAACTAAAGACATTGGAAGATACAAACTCCAATCTCCGTGCTGAAAGAGATGCAGCTGCTGAAAAGGCTCGCCATGATGAGATTGAGTGGAGTGAAAAACTTGAGCGTGCTGCTGAGCGTAGCCGAAAAAGCGAGGAAGAACTCAAGATCGAGTTGCAGGCAATGGAGGGCAAATTGGAGGCTATGAGAACGGCAGCGGAGGAAGCTTCTTCTGGCTCTGGGGGAGAAGCCCAGGTGAAGATGTTCAGGCAAATTGAGACTCTGCAGTCCCAATATGCGTCAGCCAGAGAAAATTGGCAAGGCATTGAAGCATCGCTGCTCGCCAAGACAGCAAACTTGGAAAAGGAGAGAGACGAGGCACAACGTCGAGAGTCAGAAATGAGAAAGAAGGCAAGAGATGCG GCTGTTCGGTCAAGGCATCTCGAGGAAGAGTTGCAGGATGTACAGCCGTCTCTGGTCACTGTCCGTCAGGAATTAGAGGCATGTCGTGGTGATTTGATAGCATTACAAGCTTTATACAAAGAGTCGCAAGTCGCCTTGGATGAAACCCGAGAGGAActggaaaaggcaaaggagaATGCTGCAGAGAGGGAAGACCCCCTCGAGGcacagcaacagcagtgGGTGGACGACGTTGCAGGTGCAACATCAAAAGGCCACCGAAGTCAACCTGACTCACCACTCCTCTCCGTCTCAAGAACCTATAGCTCAGATATGATGGGATTGGGTATTTTGAGCAAACCACGCAGGTCACATACCCCCGGCAGCATACCGGACAGTCACGCGGAGCTCATGTCACCGATTAGGCGCCTTTCATGTCAACCGCCGCTGCGCCCTAGAGAGGCGTCATATGCTGGATCTGGCCCGCCGCCCACCCCGTTCTCTCCGTTTGAACCACCAAGCGAAACTGGGCAACTACCGTCGCCTCCTGCTGCAGAGCGTGAAAATGGGGTGGCTGATGCAATCCCTTCTTCACCGCGCCAAGTGGCACAGGATATGGTGTCTGTATCCACAGTAGCCGCCGGGCCGTCAGTGCAGTTAGTAGAGAGGATGAGCGCTGCTATCCGCAGATTAGAAGCGGAGAAGGTTACAGCAAAGGAAGAGATGGCAAGAGTTTCCAGCCAGAGAGACGAGGCTAGAACGGACATGGTCGGTCTCatgaaggagctggaagAAACTAAAGCGGCCGCTGCGAAGCTACCACAGCTAGAAGAGGAAGTCAAAACCATCGACGCTAGGTACCAGACGACATTAGAGATGTTGGGTGAGAAGAGTGAGCTTGTCGAAGAGCTTAGAgctgatgttgaggacgTTAAGGCAATGTACCGCGAGCTTGTGGAGCGAACGATCAAATGA